The DNA sequence CTAATAGTTTCATGCCTCCAATTAAGGCCCTACATACTTTAATGCAGatttttaaagataaaattcGTTCTAATTAAGACACCGATATTTCATTACAAATGGATTTGAATCACAAAAAATTTACAGAAAAGttagtaataatataaattagcATATCTCCGATGCCAATTGCCAACAATCCAaacatagtaaaaaaaaaaaaactttaaattactGTTTAATTTTACATGCATCTTTGTGTTAAATCGTCATTCCATGCGTCAAATTGCAAAAAAAGTCCAAATCagaatttaaaacattttaatgtttctctaattattatatttggttTCAAAGCTCAATATTCAACgttcttaaaatttttatattcttaaataaCATTACagcaaatataatttaaataaaattacgtaaaaataatgtttttttcctataaataGTTTGTATCTTCACCTCCGACGCTTCACTCTCATATTCGCTTCTCGATTCTTCTCTCTGCTAAATATTTCACCAACAACTTCCACCCATGGCTGTTGAGATCTGCGTCAAGGCCGCTACTGGCGCTCCTGACATTCTCGGAGACTGTAATTTCTCCAATTTCCTCCACAATTTTCACTTCATTCACGCAACAAACACACTTTCGTgtgttatttcaaaaaatgagCTTTTTATGTGATGATGAACTGCTTTGCCATTTTAGGCCCGTTTTGCCAGAGGGTTACGATGACTTTGGAGGAGAAGCGAGTCGAGTACAAGCAGCAATTGATCAATTTGGCCGCTAAGCCCCAGTGGTAATTAGCTCAAAAAGCAGCTGAATTTAGGGTTTTTGGGAAAGGTTTTAACTAGTTTTCTCGATGGTTTGTTGTTAGGTTTCTGGAAGTGAACCCGGAAGGGAAGGTGCCGCTCATAAAGTTCGATGATGGCAAGTGGATTGCTGATTCGGATGTAATCGTTGGTATTTTGGAGGAGAAGTTCCCGAATCCCTCTCTCGCTGCTCCTCCTGAAGTCTCCTCAGTGTATATATTTCCcctctttttttcattttgaactCGTGTTTGTATGTGTATGAGTTATCATCGAGCTGATTTGAtggatttaaataaaaaattggctgctgatggaatggaatgtgaaGTTTGGATCTAATTTTGTGGTTGAATGTTGTTTTGAGTTGTGCTTCTAGGCTTTGATGTaactcaaattttcttctcttgaGAATATGCTTTGTGAATCACTTTAAaacagtgtgtgtgtgtgtgtgtgaaattcTATGTCTATATGAGAAATAAATCTATGGTTCTGCTAATTACCTCTTTCTGAAGCTTCAAAACAGTGtgagagtgtgtgtgtgtgtgcgcgaaTGTTCACTATGAAGCTTCTAGGTCAAGAACATTTCCCATTTCGATTTCATTCTCATGTTTATATGCATGAGTTATCAATTGAGCAGTTTTCGTGGGTATAAATTCACAATTGGCTGCTGATGGAATGGAAATATGATGTTTGGATTGGATCTAATTTTGTAGACGaatcttgtttatttttgtagtaGAATCTTGTTTTTTGAGTTGTGCTTGAATGCAATGTTTAGGCTTTGAATCTTTTATGTGACTCAACTTTTCTTCCCTTGAGAATAGGCTTTGTGAGTCAGTTCAAATCAGTGTAGGTGTGTCATTTTGAAGCTTCTAGGTTGATATGAGAAACAGAATTATGCTTCTGCAAATTgacctttttccctttttgcaGGGGCTCCAAGATACTTCCTTGCTTTTTCAAATTCCTAATGAGCAAGGATGCCAGTGATGGAACAGAACAAGCTCTGCTCGATGAATTGAAGGCTCTGGATGAGCACCTGAAAACTAAGGTTGTGAATTAGTTAACGTGTTACTTTAGGATGATATTATAAGTTGGAAAGGGTGAATATAACTGGAATTGTTCATCTTTGCTACTCAGGGACCGTATGTCAATGGAGCAGACATTTGTGCTGTTGATATGAGTTTGGCACCTAAGCTTTACCATGTTGATGTGGCACTTGGCCATTTCAAGGGTTGGACTATTCCCCAAAGCTTGACTCATGTGTATAAGTACAAGGAGGTATTTTCGTTGTTATTACtaaatctgttttttttttttcgaattctTTTGACTCATGCGCAATGtgaattgatttttctatCAACTTGTGTCTTCTTTGGTTCCAAGTTCCAACCACAATTATATAATTCTTTTACTTCggatataatttcaaaatagtaattgaataGTATCACTTAGCCTCATGAGAGACATGCATCTTTATTGAAATTACCAACTTAGACTGCTATTTTCATACTCCAAGCATCATTGCTTGCATCTTTAGAGccttataaatcaaattattcttCAAAGTAGTTTCTATCTTGAAAATGATTCGGTCTCAGATGGGCACTATCTAGTTAAATTTCGATGCTAACTCGTCTTGCTACTTTACTTCTTTTTCTGCCGAAACTCCCATATTAAGGTAAACGTGTCTTGTTTCAAGATTGCTTTTACACTTACTCCAAATTGTCACTAATTGTTATACTGTGGAAGATCTCTAAAACATTTTGTGTCACTTCAAATATGTGCTGACGTCTAATTTTTACACGAGCCTTGGTATATTGTATATTGCACGTACCAAGTATTGCTGGTGTATAAAAACCATAATCCGCTAATGTgtccctccctctctctccacGACAGCTGCTCTATTCTCGGGAGTCCTTCAAGAAGACTC is a window from the Salvia hispanica cultivar TCC Black 2014 chromosome 1, UniMelb_Shisp_WGS_1.0, whole genome shotgun sequence genome containing:
- the LOC125201649 gene encoding glutathione S-transferase DHAR2-like codes for the protein MAVEICVKAATGAPDILGDCPFCQRVTMTLEEKRVEYKQQLINLAAKPQWFLEVNPEGKVPLIKFDDGKWIADSDVIVGILEEKFPNPSLAAPPEVSSVGSKILPCFFKFLMSKDASDGTEQALLDELKALDEHLKTKGPYVNGADICAVDMSLAPKLYHVDVALGHFKGWTIPQSLTHVYKYKELLYSRESFKKTQAAKEHVIAGWATKVNA